One Entelurus aequoreus isolate RoL-2023_Sb linkage group LG09, RoL_Eaeq_v1.1, whole genome shotgun sequence genomic window carries:
- the LOC133657409 gene encoding uncharacterized protein LOC133657409 isoform X4 — protein MEVLPNNIVRLETLDGKPKHMMTPYASLKPLRPRTHPGWPKDSPSAPVLPGDAEMLTSSSEEETEVQCHCFMDHTYAGPTSPWKKELHPDQKQLLEYVLACDRPAMELIVKEGGVCLTREEFWSLGLSRDMDSTGKDVFIANMYIVPMWKHKDVDPMSSLPRDAHLNDALLFPAWSKHNGPEHYLLCPCSSGVLQGSPTTESWTSTGALHSTSSQEAGVSSLEKTCRRSHARPRGMTVVFSCSCTPSGSVRTLLFTTVCWTCSQSGVVTACDEVATCPGCTLPSARMQLR, from the exons ATGGAGGTTCTTCCAAACAATATAGTTAGGCTGGAGACCCTGGATGGAAAGCCCAAGCATATGATGACCCCGTATGCATCACTGAAACCTCTGCGCCCGA GGACTCACCCTGGCTGGCCAAAGGATTCCCCTTCAGCCCCTGTGCTTCCAGGAGATGCTGAAATGCTGACTTCATCATCGGAGGAGGAAACTGAG GTCCAGTGTCATTGTTTCATGGACCATACATATGCTGGCCCCACATCACCCTGGAAAAAGGAGCTGCACCCCGACCAGAAACAACTG CTCGAGTATGTTTTGGCCTGCGATCGTCCAGCTATGGAACTGATCGTTAAAGAGGGAGGGGTGTGTTTAACCCGAGAAGAGTTTTGGTCTCTCGGGTTGTCCAGAGACATGGACTCCACG GGCAAAGATGTCTTCATTGCCAACATGTATATTGTACCAATGTGGAAGCACAAAGACGTCGATCCAATGTCAAGCCTTCCA AGGGATGCACATCTAAATGATGCACTCCTCTTCCCAGCGTGGAGCAAGCACAACGGGCCAGAGCATTACCTTCTCTGT CCATGTTCCAGTGGTGTgctacaggggtccccaaccacagagTCATGGACCAGTACTG GAGCATTGCACAGCACATCGTCCCAGGAAGCTGGAGTGAGCTCACTGGAAAAGACATGCAG GAGATCCCACGCCAGACCTCGGGGAATGACTGTGGTGTTTTCATGCTCATG tactccctctggctctgtacggacactacttttcactacagtgtg ctggacatgcagtcaatccggcgttg taactgcctgcgatgaggtggcgacttgtccagggtgtacactgccttccgcccgaatgcagctgagatag